CTGCTGCCCGAGATCGAGCTGGCCGAGCGCGACGTGGCGCGCCTGTCGCAGGGCGACAAGGGGCAGTTGCGCGTGGCGCTCGAATGCCATACCTGCTTCGACTGGCTGATGCCGGTGATGGATGCGTTCCGCCAGCGCTGGCCGGAAGTGGAAATCGATCTTGTTTCGGGCTTTCACAGCGAACCGGCGGACTTGCTGCGCTCGGGCGAGGCCGATCTCGTGATCGGCTCGCCGTATGGCCCCGATTTCACCGTGTTTCCATTGTTCCGCTTTGAAATGCTGGTGGTGATGGCGCAGAAGCACCGCTTGCAGGCGCAGCGCCGGCTGGTGGCGGCCGACTTTACGGGCGAGACCCTGATTACCTATCCGGTGCCGGAAGAGCGCATCGACCTGATCCGCGAAGTGCTGCGGCCTGCCGGCATCGCCTTTGAACGCCGCACGGCGGAACTGACGGTGGCCGTGCTGCAACTGGTGGCGAGCCGGCGCGGCATCGCCGCCTTGCCGAACTGGGCCATCAAGAATTATGTCGACTACGATTATGTGGTGGCGCGTCCGGTGGGCGAGCACGGCCTGTGGAGCGATTTGTATGTCTCCGTGCCAGACCATCTGCAGGACAAGGCGTATGTGCGCGATTTCGTCAGCGTGATACGCGAGCAGTGCGCGGCCTCGCTCGACGGTATCAAGTTGTTGTCCTGATC
Above is a genomic segment from Janthinobacterium sp. 64 containing:
- a CDS encoding LysR family transcriptional regulator; amino-acid sequence: MLEIRHLRTLSALRSSGSLVRAAQLLNLTQSALSHQIRLLEERYKAPLFERKSMPIAFTATGSRLLELADKLLPEIELAERDVARLSQGDKGQLRVALECHTCFDWLMPVMDAFRQRWPEVEIDLVSGFHSEPADLLRSGEADLVIGSPYGPDFTVFPLFRFEMLVVMAQKHRLQAQRRLVAADFTGETLITYPVPEERIDLIREVLRPAGIAFERRTAELTVAVLQLVASRRGIAALPNWAIKNYVDYDYVVARPVGEHGLWSDLYVSVPDHLQDKAYVRDFVSVIREQCAASLDGIKLLS